Genomic window (Opitutaceae bacterium):
AGTCCTTCGAAGAGGGCGGACAGGACGCTGTGCTCGCTCGGACCTGTTGCCAGTTGAGGATCGAGGTTTGAAATGTCAGGGCCGATGCCGCGATGGAGAATTTTCAGGCGGTTTCCCTCCTCGACCGCTGTCTCGCGTGGCGAACAGGCCGCGAGCAGTGTCAGCAGGACGGAGACAAACGCGGCACCGTGCAGCCAGGAAAAACGGCGTCGGTCCATCAGGAAGTGCGATGAATCAGGGCCACGGCGTGGGCGGCTATGGCGAGCCCGCGGCCGATGTCGTCGCTGCCCTCATTCGTTGTGGCCTTGAGGCCGATCGCGTCGACGGGCAGGCCGGTGGACGCGGCGAGTGAGGACTTCATTTCCGCAAGCCTGGGTAGGATCCTCGGCTTTTCCGCGATCAGCGTGGAATCGATGTTGGCGGGCTGCCAGCCCCGCGAGGCGAGTTCAGCGACAACGCGTTTGAGGAGGATCTGGGAGTCAATGTTCAGGAAGGCGGGGTCGGAGGGCGGGAAAAAGTGT
Coding sequences:
- a CDS encoding 2-C-methyl-D-erythritol 2,4-cyclodiphosphate synthase gives rise to the protein MRIGHGYDIHRTVKGRPLVLGGVRFDCDFGLDGHSDADCLTHAICDALLGAAGLPDIGHFFPPSDPAFLNIDSQILLKRVVAELASRGWQPANIDSTLIAEKPRILPRLAEMKSSLAASTGLPVDAIGLKATTNEGSDDIGRGLAIAAHAVALIHRTS